In Pseudovibrio brasiliensis, the following are encoded in one genomic region:
- the torS gene encoding TMAO reductase system sensor histidine kinase/response regulator TorS: MDDTMIAMGIRGRLLLAFGAIVLCMLLSASTGWLGFSAVEDANDRITQEALPNLLLAQEISETSKAVVSSLPSLARVQNLEELAQQSRRLSQAQSSIQDKITHLTQREILGPQLNEVDIAANALFDVTMKQEALMVERVRVSAHFNAAFTKALTISDRLTQISRTLVENAYTRSMAAIVRTYDLVEETQEEEELLAALDGIAEDNLDQLERMTELRLLSILLTHKLNTVARELDIEKISQLKQDFAQSWRIIERRLRFASDPGRQSEATQLLQELQVESDDSSGADVFALREQLVRLDKQVEELTKKAAEHSTELTAAVERITASSQDWINQAIKDSGLAITAGQITLVALAAISLLVTFAVVYFYVQGNLLKRLSRLHEGMATLASGNLSSTINDYGSDELHTMAKTLEVFRQTAVVRGQLEEQQVKVNQELQRYQNELEQLVEDRTEKLLEVNQQLEEEAVRLEKARKQAEEANRAKSTFLATMSHEIRTPMNGILGTTSLLKDTQLNTEQQRLTSTIAESGNVLLCILNDILDYSKIEAGQLTFEQIPFSVHTIIERLITLFTPLAQEKDLSLTYHVADNVPDGSLGDPARLYQVLSNLLSNAIKFTEVGGIQLQVTANSTQSELIFSVIDSGIGIPKDKISSLFDAFSQAEDSTSRRYGGTGLGLAICDKLIKGMRGTVSVESELHIGSTFTVTLPMESCEYKAENPMVSEQETLPAAKILIAEDIETNRFILRSMLVKLGMSVFEAHNGLEALDQLQRERPDLVLMDVSMPEMDGLEATRQIRKLADTALVSTPIIATTAHVIGVDADKCKEAGMDGFLAKPFEQAELHQILRSVLHKDGKATVQQCVPPQTATNHTQVLDLQTLDQDVEMLGEAALAEIIELFEVESKQLLSNVLSAQTPEQQKKTAHALKSAAASLGLQELRELSANVEATERPPEGLSDALERAINALTDYKASTLSAKI; encoded by the coding sequence GTGGATGACACGATGATCGCGATGGGCATCAGAGGGCGGCTTTTATTGGCGTTTGGCGCCATCGTTTTATGCATGCTGCTTTCAGCCAGCACCGGCTGGCTCGGCTTCAGCGCAGTAGAAGACGCTAACGACCGCATCACGCAGGAAGCCCTGCCCAATCTCCTCCTCGCACAAGAGATCAGCGAAACCAGCAAAGCCGTCGTCTCCTCCCTGCCCTCTCTCGCTCGCGTTCAAAATCTGGAAGAGCTCGCTCAGCAAAGTCGGCGCCTCTCTCAGGCTCAATCCAGCATTCAGGATAAAATCACCCACCTCACCCAGCGCGAGATACTCGGCCCGCAGCTCAATGAGGTGGATATCGCAGCCAATGCTCTGTTCGATGTGACCATGAAGCAAGAGGCGCTGATGGTCGAACGTGTGCGTGTTTCAGCACATTTCAACGCAGCTTTTACAAAAGCGCTCACAATTTCTGACAGATTAACGCAAATCTCCCGAACGCTAGTTGAGAACGCCTACACCCGCTCCATGGCAGCGATCGTCCGCACCTATGACCTGGTGGAAGAAACCCAGGAAGAAGAAGAACTTCTGGCCGCTTTGGATGGTATCGCAGAAGACAATTTGGACCAGTTGGAGCGAATGACAGAGCTCCGTCTGCTCTCCATTCTGCTCACACACAAGCTCAACACAGTTGCTCGTGAGTTGGACATCGAGAAAATCAGCCAACTCAAGCAGGACTTCGCGCAATCCTGGCGGATCATCGAACGCCGCCTCCGCTTTGCAAGCGATCCCGGAAGACAGTCAGAGGCAACACAGCTTCTTCAGGAGCTACAAGTCGAATCCGATGACTCATCCGGTGCCGATGTGTTTGCTCTTCGCGAACAACTGGTGCGATTAGATAAGCAAGTTGAAGAACTTACCAAGAAAGCAGCTGAACACAGTACCGAGCTGACGGCAGCCGTTGAACGCATTACAGCTTCCTCTCAGGACTGGATCAATCAAGCCATCAAAGACTCTGGCCTCGCAATTACGGCAGGCCAGATCACGCTTGTTGCACTGGCTGCAATCTCTTTGCTCGTCACATTCGCGGTTGTTTACTTCTACGTTCAAGGCAATCTTCTCAAACGCCTCTCCCGCCTCCACGAGGGTATGGCAACTCTGGCATCCGGCAATTTGTCTTCTACCATAAACGACTATGGTTCCGATGAGCTGCACACCATGGCGAAAACCCTTGAGGTGTTCCGCCAGACTGCTGTTGTGCGAGGTCAGCTTGAAGAGCAACAAGTGAAGGTAAATCAAGAGCTTCAGCGCTATCAAAATGAGCTGGAGCAACTCGTTGAAGATCGTACAGAGAAGCTGTTGGAGGTTAATCAGCAACTCGAAGAAGAAGCTGTCCGACTGGAAAAAGCACGCAAACAAGCCGAAGAAGCAAACCGCGCCAAGTCCACCTTCCTGGCGACGATGAGCCATGAAATCAGAACACCTATGAACGGTATTCTGGGCACCACTTCGCTCCTGAAAGACACTCAGCTCAACACCGAGCAACAACGGCTGACTAGCACCATCGCAGAGTCCGGCAACGTACTTCTCTGTATTCTCAATGACATACTGGATTACTCAAAGATTGAAGCAGGCCAGCTCACCTTCGAGCAAATCCCATTCTCCGTACACACAATCATCGAGCGCCTGATCACCTTGTTCACCCCTCTGGCACAGGAGAAAGACCTGAGCCTCACCTATCATGTGGCAGACAATGTGCCTGATGGCAGCCTTGGAGATCCGGCCCGCCTCTATCAAGTACTGTCCAACCTTCTCAGCAATGCAATCAAGTTCACGGAAGTCGGAGGCATTCAACTGCAAGTCACTGCAAACTCAACGCAATCGGAGCTTATCTTCTCAGTGATAGACAGTGGCATCGGCATTCCAAAAGACAAGATTTCCTCTCTGTTCGACGCATTCTCACAAGCCGAAGATTCAACCAGCCGCCGCTATGGTGGCACCGGCCTTGGTCTGGCAATCTGCGACAAGCTGATAAAGGGAATGCGAGGAACAGTTTCAGTCGAAAGCGAACTTCACATAGGCAGTACATTCACTGTCACACTCCCTATGGAATCCTGCGAGTACAAAGCAGAAAACCCAATGGTTTCAGAGCAGGAAACCCTCCCCGCTGCAAAAATTCTGATTGCCGAAGACATTGAAACCAACCGCTTCATCCTCCGCAGCATGTTGGTCAAACTGGGTATGTCCGTGTTCGAAGCGCATAACGGATTGGAAGCTCTCGACCAGCTGCAACGTGAACGACCAGACTTGGTGCTGATGGACGTCAGTATGCCAGAGATGGATGGCCTTGAAGCGACACGACAAATCCGCAAGCTTGCGGACACGGCACTTGTAAGCACTCCAATTATTGCAACTACCGCTCATGTCATAGGAGTGGATGCTGACAAATGCAAAGAAGCAGGCATGGATGGCTTCCTCGCCAAGCCATTTGAGCAAGCTGAGCTTCACCAGATCTTACGCTCCGTCCTACATAAAGATGGCAAAGCCACCGTTCAACAATGCGTACCTCCCCAAACAGCTACAAACCACACTCAAGTGCTTGATCTACAAACACTTGATCAGGATGTCGAAATGCTCGGGGAAGCTGCTTTGGCAGAAATCATTGAGCTCTTTGAAGTGGAATCCAAACAGTTGCTGAGCAACGTACTTTCCGCTCAAACACCTGAGCAACAAAAGAAAACAGCGCACGCATTAAAGAGCGCCGCCGCCAGCTTAGGTCTTCAGGAACTGCGAGAGTTATCTGCTAATGTTGAAGCAACAGAGCGGCCACCAGAGGGACTCTCTGATGCTCTTGAGAGAGCCATAAACGCTCTTACGGACTACAAAGCCTCAACACTCTCAGCGAAGATATAG
- a CDS encoding response regulator: MNTRKTRILVVEDEAISRKKLVAYLQTEGFDVLEAADAGQMHQALEEFTIDLVLLDINLPDDDGINLARALRAQSDIGIILVTGRTDEIDRIIGIEVGADDYITKPYNPRELLARVKALLRRSGQVQPSKDEAHAHRFGRWTLNLMKRELVAEGEDGVALTRGEFQLLNTFTSKPGTVLSRDYLMDHISHRSWSPNDRSIDVLVGRLRKILEDNPRKPTMILTSHGEGYIFAESVEAL; encoded by the coding sequence TTGAATACTCGCAAAACCCGCATACTCGTTGTTGAAGACGAAGCGATCTCTCGCAAGAAGCTGGTTGCCTATCTGCAAACCGAGGGTTTTGATGTGCTGGAGGCTGCTGATGCAGGCCAGATGCATCAAGCGCTAGAAGAGTTTACGATTGATCTGGTGCTGCTGGATATCAACCTGCCGGATGATGATGGGATCAATCTGGCAAGAGCATTACGTGCGCAGTCTGATATTGGGATTATTCTGGTTACTGGCCGGACAGATGAGATTGATCGGATTATCGGGATTGAAGTGGGGGCGGATGATTACATCACAAAACCCTATAATCCCAGAGAGTTGCTTGCGCGAGTGAAAGCTCTTTTACGTCGATCCGGGCAGGTGCAACCTTCCAAGGATGAAGCTCATGCGCATCGGTTTGGCCGTTGGACGTTGAACCTGATGAAGAGGGAGTTGGTTGCTGAAGGTGAGGATGGTGTTGCCCTTACGCGCGGAGAGTTTCAGCTGCTCAACACTTTTACATCCAAGCCGGGGACTGTACTTAGCCGAGATTACCTGATGGATCATATCAGCCATCGCAGTTGGTCTCCCAATGACCGCTCAATTGATGTATTGGTCGGGCGGCTTCGTAAGATCCTTGAGGACAATCCGCGCAAGCCCACCATGATCCTGACGTCTCACGGAGAGGGCTATATCTTCGCTGAGAGTGTTGAGGCTTTGTAG
- the torT gene encoding TMAO reductase system periplasmic protein TorT has protein sequence MNRPKEIVRICKILMAALVGGGLTGYAHAETWSAVTWEKLLDFTSPRKSISYEPLKQAEKAWNICALYPHLKDSYWLSVNYGMVKQAKKLNINLRVYEAGGYYQLEQQRKQLQACADSKPDAILLGTVSFEGHHDLLEEIAKDTPVIALVNNIRSDFIAAATGVDWDEMGRKTAQVITKRHPAGTASVNVSWFPGAGKPGISSTKLSAFKSELTKSSANLLNTRYGDTGKLIQLSLIEEELEGGSAPDYLIGTGVSAEAAIGALKVRGLSEDIEVVSGYLTHGVFRGIKRGKIIASPTDQPVMQGMMAIDQSIRLLEGRPYLKHYAPEILMVTKDSIAEIDLECALSPASFSPTYTVEAQRNAETKSN, from the coding sequence ATGAACAGACCGAAAGAAATTGTAAGAATTTGTAAGATCCTGATGGCGGCTCTTGTTGGGGGGGGGCTAACGGGGTATGCGCATGCTGAAACTTGGTCTGCAGTGACATGGGAGAAGCTGCTGGATTTCACTTCACCGCGGAAAAGCATTTCTTATGAGCCGCTTAAGCAGGCTGAAAAGGCCTGGAACATTTGCGCGCTCTATCCGCATCTGAAGGATTCTTACTGGCTCAGCGTCAATTACGGGATGGTCAAACAAGCCAAGAAACTGAACATCAATCTGCGTGTTTATGAGGCGGGTGGCTACTATCAGTTGGAGCAGCAGAGGAAGCAGTTGCAGGCCTGTGCGGACAGCAAGCCGGATGCAATTCTGTTGGGTACGGTTTCCTTTGAAGGACATCACGATCTGCTGGAGGAGATTGCAAAGGATACGCCGGTTATTGCGCTGGTAAATAACATCCGCAGTGACTTCATTGCGGCTGCGACTGGTGTTGATTGGGATGAAATGGGGCGGAAAACAGCGCAGGTGATTACAAAAAGGCATCCCGCTGGAACGGCTTCGGTGAACGTAAGTTGGTTTCCTGGAGCCGGAAAGCCGGGTATCTCTTCAACCAAGTTGAGTGCCTTCAAGTCTGAGCTGACAAAGTCTTCCGCCAATCTGCTGAACACACGCTACGGAGATACAGGCAAACTGATCCAGCTGTCACTGATAGAAGAAGAGTTGGAAGGCGGGTCTGCTCCGGATTATCTGATTGGAACTGGAGTTTCGGCAGAAGCGGCAATTGGCGCACTTAAAGTTCGTGGGCTTTCGGAGGATATTGAGGTTGTTTCCGGCTATCTGACCCATGGCGTGTTTCGTGGCATCAAGCGTGGCAAGATCATTGCTTCGCCCACTGATCAGCCGGTCATGCAGGGCATGATGGCCATCGATCAGAGCATTCGTCTTTTGGAAGGCAGGCCATATCTCAAGCACTATGCGCCAGAGATTTTGATGGTGACGAAAGACAGCATTGCTGAGATCGATTTGGAATGTGCGTTGTCTCCGGCGTCTTTCAGTCCGACTTACACGGTGGAAGCGCAACGCAATGCAGAAACTAAGAGCAATTAG
- a CDS encoding TorD/DmsD family molecular chaperone, protein MYDLMDITTENLSRAATYRFLSGVFGTEVDAPFLQSATSGELRQLLDDLQCEADLKDAVDLLKFNLDQRSHDASAIMDLRVIFSSLFLGAGGRKSAPPYASYYATEKTSLSHACVAEIETTYRKHQLAPHQSFSEPADHIAAMLSFCSELALQPTQQAELKAFLQTHLKTFSQGFSEDCSSYDSDGFYLACANLLRALIERDLSTLH, encoded by the coding sequence ATGTATGATCTAATGGACATCACCACAGAAAACCTCTCAAGAGCCGCAACCTACCGCTTCCTTTCAGGTGTTTTCGGAACAGAAGTGGATGCTCCCTTCCTGCAGTCAGCAACCTCTGGAGAGCTCCGCCAGTTATTGGATGATCTTCAATGCGAAGCTGATCTGAAGGACGCTGTTGATCTGTTGAAGTTCAATCTGGATCAGCGCAGTCACGATGCCTCTGCAATCATGGATCTGCGCGTCATCTTCTCAAGCTTGTTCCTCGGCGCAGGTGGACGCAAATCCGCCCCACCATACGCCTCTTACTACGCCACCGAGAAAACCTCTCTCAGCCATGCCTGTGTTGCAGAAATAGAAACAACCTATCGCAAGCACCAGCTGGCTCCCCATCAAAGCTTCTCCGAACCTGCTGATCATATCGCAGCCATGCTGAGCTTCTGCTCCGAACTGGCGTTACAACCAACTCAGCAGGCTGAACTGAAAGCCTTCCTGCAAACGCACCTGAAAACTTTCTCGCAAGGTTTCAGTGAGGACTGTTCATCCTACGACAGCGATGGCTTCTATCTCGCTTGCGCCAACTTACTCCGCGCTCTGATTGAGCGCGACCTTAGCACCCTGCACTAA
- the pelF gene encoding GT4 family glycosyltransferase PelF, with product MRSNPTADVCIIVEGCYPYVAGGVSSWINWLISGLPDLTFSVVAVLSSSQNGTPKYKLPSNVIEYQELALFDIHDPQPAPDYGSASINEISRELRAFLKNGSKARLYDLDRLVNSASRPWTINQLTNSDLTWNVICQMYEEILPETSFHHFFWAWYTLFGGLFAVLKAPIPKAKAYHTISTGYAGLFAARAAVSTGAPAIITEHGIYTNERRIEILLADWIEDSINKGFSLDDPRLDLRDLWITAFESFARCCYNCCSDITTLYKDNQLMQLSQGACQSKMQVIPNGIDLNKFSAIPARQDNHKPTVALIGRVVAIKDVKSFIHAVALLQEELPSVEALILGPTDEEPAYFEECKTLVSQLQLEKTITFTGPVNIAEYLPSIDLVALTSLSEAQPLVLLEAGAASIPCVATDVGSCREVLEGRSDDPEPLGAGGIITELVSPFATAQAMANLLNDHSVRQQYGAQLRKRIERDYNEHQALSSYRDLYTRNFNRTAEQECRLFA from the coding sequence ATGCGTTCCAATCCCACAGCAGATGTCTGCATAATCGTTGAGGGCTGCTACCCTTATGTGGCTGGCGGCGTATCTTCTTGGATCAACTGGCTTATCTCTGGCCTGCCAGACCTGACTTTTTCAGTGGTTGCCGTGCTTTCCAGCTCTCAAAACGGTACTCCTAAGTACAAGCTGCCCTCCAACGTCATCGAGTATCAGGAGCTCGCTCTTTTCGATATTCACGATCCCCAACCTGCTCCTGATTATGGCTCAGCCAGCATCAACGAAATCTCACGCGAACTCCGGGCCTTCCTGAAGAATGGCAGCAAAGCAAGGCTTTATGATCTGGACCGTCTGGTGAATTCTGCCTCCCGTCCGTGGACAATAAATCAGCTGACAAACTCTGATCTCACTTGGAATGTCATTTGCCAGATGTACGAGGAGATCCTGCCGGAGACATCGTTTCATCATTTCTTTTGGGCATGGTACACGCTATTTGGCGGTCTGTTCGCCGTGCTCAAAGCGCCCATTCCCAAAGCCAAGGCCTACCACACAATCTCAACTGGCTATGCTGGCCTGTTCGCAGCAAGAGCAGCCGTAAGCACTGGCGCACCGGCCATTATCACCGAACATGGCATCTATACCAACGAGCGCCGGATCGAGATCCTCCTTGCCGATTGGATTGAAGACAGCATCAACAAAGGCTTCTCACTGGACGACCCTAGGCTGGACCTTCGTGATTTATGGATCACCGCCTTCGAATCCTTCGCTCGGTGTTGCTACAACTGCTGTTCAGACATCACCACACTCTATAAAGACAACCAGCTGATGCAGCTTTCTCAGGGTGCATGCCAGAGCAAAATGCAAGTGATCCCAAACGGGATAGATCTCAACAAGTTCAGTGCAATACCGGCGAGGCAGGACAATCACAAACCCACAGTCGCTCTCATTGGGCGAGTTGTTGCAATCAAAGATGTGAAGAGTTTCATCCACGCAGTTGCCTTGCTTCAGGAAGAACTTCCCAGTGTGGAAGCGCTCATTCTTGGCCCAACCGATGAAGAACCAGCGTACTTTGAGGAATGCAAAACGCTCGTCTCTCAGCTGCAACTTGAAAAAACAATCACCTTCACAGGCCCGGTCAACATCGCAGAGTATTTGCCCTCCATCGACCTTGTCGCGCTGACCAGTCTCAGTGAAGCCCAGCCTCTTGTTCTTCTGGAAGCAGGCGCGGCAAGCATCCCTTGCGTCGCAACAGATGTCGGTTCCTGCCGGGAAGTGCTCGAAGGTCGCTCAGATGATCCAGAACCACTTGGCGCCGGCGGCATCATCACGGAGCTGGTCTCCCCGTTCGCAACAGCACAAGCCATGGCCAACCTATTGAATGATCACAGCGTGCGACAACAATATGGTGCACAACTGCGCAAGCGTATTGAGCGGGACTACAACGAGCATCAGGCCCTCAGCTCCTACAGGGACTTGTACACCCGCAACTTCAACAGAACAGCTGAACAAGAATGCCGACTGTTCGCTTAA
- the pelG gene encoding exopolysaccharide Pel transporter PelG yields the protein MAGIGFELQRLTHKGDMTSHMRAIFHASMVIAGPWLMFIFCILFISLLTEQKLGLPMLTSFRTKLIYILGISLLTSAPVLILAIRMASDAIYFGKFHLIPQLYLSALYTSSLLTTIVAAPTLFVLLNVPLIELLAIIISCIIANLLWIALSFSSSLQNYKSVSLSFATGLLLTISLVIYSTAHHPSELHLLLAFSLGFLLCFIWLSIQVLFTFPASSYIFKETREYLTGAFKLYWPLALAATFNISALWVDKIIIWQSHEGQLLPSGLRHAPAYDSSIFIAQLILIPPLALFLIEAETNFFRNFRSYIRTITGHGTLFDIRAKSQELKTEAIYTLGRLTLIQLGLCALLILFSPLVVEYLNFEYRQAAIIRIAAASVLFQFVFFAASTTLIFINRNMENMLLQLAFLLLNAVCTYATLYLPTEYLGFGYFVACLSASFLAVATLQNAFGRLDQHIFFQARLSLRPNSWYEALR from the coding sequence ATGGCAGGCATAGGCTTTGAGCTGCAGCGACTAACACACAAAGGCGATATGACATCTCATATGCGGGCGATCTTTCACGCAAGCATGGTCATCGCTGGCCCCTGGCTCATGTTCATTTTCTGCATTCTGTTCATCTCACTCCTGACAGAGCAGAAACTCGGTCTGCCCATGCTGACCAGTTTCAGAACCAAGCTGATTTACATTTTGGGGATCTCGCTGTTGACGAGCGCACCTGTTCTGATCCTTGCAATCAGAATGGCTTCAGACGCCATCTACTTCGGAAAGTTCCACCTCATCCCGCAGCTCTACCTGAGCGCCCTCTACACCTCCTCCCTCCTGACTACCATTGTAGCTGCCCCAACTCTGTTCGTGCTGCTGAACGTTCCACTTATAGAACTGTTGGCAATCATCATCTCTTGCATCATCGCCAACCTTCTTTGGATCGCACTGAGCTTCAGTTCCAGCCTTCAAAACTACAAAAGCGTAAGCCTTTCCTTCGCAACTGGGCTGCTTCTAACAATATCATTGGTCATCTACAGCACCGCCCACCATCCCAGCGAGCTTCACTTACTGCTGGCTTTCAGTCTCGGCTTCCTGCTCTGTTTCATATGGCTGTCCATCCAGGTCCTCTTCACGTTCCCGGCATCCAGCTACATTTTCAAAGAGACCCGGGAGTATCTAACTGGCGCGTTCAAACTCTATTGGCCGCTTGCTCTGGCAGCGACTTTCAACATCAGCGCTTTGTGGGTGGATAAGATCATCATCTGGCAAAGTCATGAAGGGCAGTTGCTTCCAAGCGGTTTGCGGCATGCTCCCGCCTACGACAGTTCCATTTTTATCGCCCAGCTCATCCTCATCCCACCGCTCGCACTCTTTCTGATCGAGGCGGAAACGAACTTCTTCCGCAACTTCAGGTCTTACATCCGAACGATCACCGGGCACGGCACACTGTTTGACATTCGCGCCAAATCACAGGAACTGAAAACAGAAGCAATCTACACCCTTGGCCGCCTCACTTTGATCCAGCTGGGTCTGTGTGCGTTGCTTATCTTGTTTTCGCCGCTGGTCGTCGAGTATCTGAACTTCGAGTATCGGCAAGCCGCGATCATTCGCATTGCTGCTGCCAGTGTTCTCTTTCAATTCGTGTTTTTCGCGGCATCAACCACACTCATTTTCATCAATCGAAATATGGAGAACATGCTGCTGCAACTGGCATTTCTGCTGCTCAACGCAGTCTGCACCTATGCCACGCTATACCTGCCAACTGAGTATTTGGGGTTTGGCTACTTCGTTGCCTGCCTATCAGCCAGTTTCCTCGCAGTAGCTACACTTCAAAATGCATTTGGCAGGCTGGATCAACACATCTTCTTTCAGGCGCGTCTCTCCCTGCGGCCCAACAGCTGGTATGAAGCACTGCGCTAA
- a CDS encoding MJ1477/TM1410 family putative glycoside hydrolase: MFYLRFVLAVVAFSPLVFLLSCSSDKVEEMQAPLNDVSKWGVQLQDIEIKKIHQSDLDLVVIDYSKDGTALGRFSRYEVAKAKQKTDGSRRLVLAYLSIGEAEDYRDYWKDSWQANPPDWLGDENPNWPGNYTVKFWQPEWQGLIMAYLKHIISAGYDGVYLDGVDVFQRYKDRTDAQANMVEFVGKISRLAKAQAPGFIVVSQNGEELLKYPEYRGEIDGISKEDLLYGAYEDGARNGSQLIDWSWGFLKEGRDDGLSVFVIEYLDETGKRQRASQELDELGVISLFTRRPLDTLVAF, from the coding sequence ATGTTTTACCTCAGGTTTGTCCTCGCCGTTGTCGCGTTCTCTCCTCTTGTTTTTCTTTTAAGCTGCTCCAGCGATAAGGTGGAAGAGATGCAAGCGCCTTTGAATGACGTGTCAAAGTGGGGCGTTCAGCTTCAGGATATTGAGATCAAAAAAATCCATCAATCTGACCTTGATCTGGTGGTGATTGACTACTCCAAGGATGGCACCGCGCTGGGGCGTTTTTCCCGTTATGAAGTGGCGAAAGCCAAGCAAAAAACTGATGGATCGCGTCGGCTTGTGCTTGCTTATCTGAGCATTGGTGAAGCCGAAGATTATCGCGATTACTGGAAGGATAGCTGGCAGGCAAATCCGCCGGACTGGCTTGGTGACGAGAACCCGAACTGGCCTGGCAATTACACCGTCAAGTTCTGGCAGCCTGAGTGGCAAGGGCTGATCATGGCTTATCTCAAGCACATCATTTCAGCTGGTTATGACGGAGTGTATCTGGATGGCGTTGATGTGTTTCAGCGTTACAAAGACCGGACGGATGCGCAGGCGAATATGGTTGAGTTTGTTGGGAAAATTTCCCGGCTGGCGAAGGCGCAGGCTCCTGGATTTATTGTCGTTTCCCAGAACGGCGAAGAGCTTTTGAAGTATCCAGAATATCGTGGCGAAATTGACGGCATCAGCAAGGAAGATCTGCTTTATGGTGCTTATGAAGATGGCGCACGAAACGGTTCTCAGCTGATTGACTGGAGTTGGGGGTTCCTGAAAGAGGGACGTGATGATGGTCTTTCGGTGTTTGTTATTGAATACCTTGATGAGACCGGCAAACGCCAGCGTGCAAGTCAAGAACTGGATGAGCTTGGCGTGATTTCCCTCTTTACCCGCAGACCACTCGATACATTGGTCGCCTTTTAG
- a CDS encoding NapC/NirT family cytochrome c: protein MIKKLWQRMWTASPLPLAVLIIIGGIGGVIFWGGFNTAMEVTNNLEFCVSCHEMQPVYEEYKTSVHYQNNSGVRAECPDCHVPREWGPKVIRKIQATNELYHKFIDPSIDTPEKFEANRLRLAKNVWHAMKETDSRECRNCHAFDTMKIDGQREKAQKMHPKAIKEGSTCIDCHKGIAHKLPDLSAASKQAFEMLKEQSRTVSYNADHLTTLATANIYLNKDDSKASGRVLPATTVEPVDASGERVKVKVSGWSQKGAEKIIYAMKGQRIFNTALGKTAVPLVERGETITLESTGQDWTEVSFTGFMDKKDMISDADTLWSYSGELYENSCSVCHNAPSPSHFLANQWIGVLKSMVRYTALSKDEQRLLQKYLQLNAQDTGGKGQH from the coding sequence ATGATTAAAAAGCTCTGGCAACGCATGTGGACCGCAAGTCCACTTCCTCTCGCGGTTCTTATTATCATAGGCGGTATCGGAGGCGTCATCTTCTGGGGCGGCTTCAACACAGCAATGGAAGTCACCAACAATCTGGAGTTCTGTGTCTCCTGCCACGAGATGCAGCCGGTTTACGAAGAATACAAAACCTCAGTCCACTACCAGAACAACTCAGGCGTAAGAGCAGAATGCCCGGACTGCCACGTTCCACGTGAGTGGGGGCCTAAGGTCATCCGCAAAATTCAGGCAACGAACGAGCTCTATCATAAGTTCATCGACCCTTCGATCGACACACCGGAGAAGTTTGAAGCCAATCGACTGCGCCTTGCCAAAAACGTTTGGCATGCCATGAAGGAAACGGACTCCCGCGAGTGCCGCAACTGCCATGCCTTCGATACGATGAAAATCGATGGACAGCGTGAAAAAGCACAAAAGATGCACCCCAAAGCCATCAAGGAAGGCAGCACATGCATCGATTGTCACAAAGGCATCGCGCACAAACTTCCCGATCTTTCAGCGGCTTCCAAGCAAGCATTCGAGATGCTGAAAGAACAGTCCAGAACTGTCAGCTACAACGCAGATCACCTCACCACTCTGGCAACAGCAAACATCTACCTCAACAAAGATGACAGCAAAGCATCAGGTCGCGTCCTCCCTGCCACCACAGTTGAACCTGTCGATGCCAGTGGCGAACGTGTGAAAGTGAAAGTGAGCGGCTGGAGCCAGAAGGGCGCAGAAAAGATTATCTACGCAATGAAGGGCCAGCGCATCTTCAACACAGCTCTTGGCAAAACAGCAGTGCCACTGGTTGAACGTGGTGAGACCATCACTCTCGAAAGCACAGGTCAGGATTGGACTGAAGTCAGCTTCACCGGCTTCATGGACAAGAAAGACATGATCTCAGACGCAGATACCCTCTGGTCTTACTCCGGTGAGCTTTACGAGAATTCCTGCTCTGTTTGTCACAACGCACCATCACCTAGCCACTTCCTGGCAAACCAATGGATCGGCGTTCTGAAATCAATGGTGCGCTACACCGCACTTAGCAAAGACGAACAGCGCCTTCTTCAAAAATACCTGCAGCTCAACGCACAGGACACGGGCGGCAAAGGCCAACACTAG